In Methanooceanicella nereidis, one DNA window encodes the following:
- the carB gene encoding carbamoyl-phosphate synthase large subunit, which produces MPKRPDIKKVLLIGSGPILIGQAAEFDFSGSQACRSLREEGIEVVLVNSNPATIMTDPEMADSVYIEPITPQVVAQIIEKERPDGIIAGLGGQTGLNITSELAEMGVLEKYGVKLLGTPLKAIYDTEDRDRFKHAMESIGEKVPRSYACHTVEEALKVVDVLGLPLIIRSAFTLGGTGSGVAHTIEELKEIAELGIKRSRIKQILVEESILGWKEFEYEVMRDSYDTCITICNMENFDPMGIHTGESIVVTPSQTLSDVDHQTLRSAAIKIIRSLGIEGGCNIQFAWRNSEYRIVEVNPRVSRSSALASKATGYPIARIAAKIAIGMSLDEIQNKVTMETPASFEPTIDYIVAKIPRWPFDKFKTADRHLGTSMKSTGEVMAIGRTFEEAIQKALNSLDISEFWGYGDWSKDEMTDLLKRPTNERLFVIYKALFTGAFSVGEIADLTNVDPWFINKIQNIVDMAKQLKSGELNKDTLLKAKRMGFTDEWIAELRGTTPEEIGDTRRKMGIIPTYKMVDTCAAEFEAKTPYYYSTYEQECELVPSDKKKVLIIGAGPIRIGQGIEFDYCTVHAVQALRESGIEAHIINNNPETVSTDFDTSDKLFFEPITLEHVMNIIEKERPYGVMVQFGGQTSVNLAIPLQMELNRRKDIDTVIIGTSPDDMNIAEDRDLWSKMMKDMGILQPESGIAYSLDEAKVCANRIGYPILVRPSYVLGGRAMEIVYDDADLERYMTEAVKVSRKHPVLIDDFLESAVEIDVDAVSDGKNVLIGAVMEHIEEAGIHSGDSACVIPPQSLSKEIQDSVREIVKKIAISLRVIGCMNIQMAYKDGKVFVLEANPRSSRTIPFVSKATGLPLAKIAAKAIIGCSLTDMGYTEEPKPKHVSVKEVVLPFDKLPGADPILGPEMKSTGEVMGIDKDFGRAFFKAQVSAFNTLPQEGKVFISVRDADKPEMVKIARILRDNGLELLGTHGTKEYLELHGIPVTKLNKVHEGGLNVLDLIRQGKVNLIINTPTSKLARKDGSRIRRSAVDYEIPYATTIQAARASALAINAMGKSKISIKSLNEYLGIENKVKVAPVTDSSKN; this is translated from the coding sequence CCTCGTGAACTCTAACCCGGCGACCATCATGACCGACCCCGAAATGGCGGACTCGGTATACATAGAGCCTATCACACCCCAGGTAGTCGCCCAGATCATAGAGAAAGAGAGGCCGGACGGCATCATAGCAGGCCTCGGAGGCCAGACGGGCCTTAACATCACCAGCGAACTTGCGGAAATGGGCGTCCTGGAAAAGTATGGCGTTAAATTACTGGGCACTCCGCTTAAGGCGATATACGATACGGAGGACAGGGACAGGTTCAAGCATGCAATGGAATCCATCGGCGAAAAGGTGCCCAGATCCTACGCTTGCCATACCGTGGAAGAAGCCCTTAAGGTGGTCGACGTGCTCGGGCTACCGCTCATAATAAGGTCAGCGTTCACGCTGGGCGGTACGGGGAGCGGCGTTGCCCATACGATAGAAGAGCTCAAGGAGATCGCCGAGCTCGGCATCAAGCGCTCAAGGATAAAGCAGATACTCGTGGAGGAAAGCATCCTCGGATGGAAGGAGTTCGAGTATGAGGTCATGAGGGACTCTTACGATACCTGTATCACTATCTGTAACATGGAGAACTTCGACCCGATGGGCATCCATACGGGCGAGTCGATAGTGGTGACCCCGTCACAGACGCTGTCGGACGTAGACCACCAGACATTGAGGTCCGCAGCCATCAAGATCATACGTTCGCTCGGAATAGAGGGCGGATGCAACATACAGTTCGCATGGCGCAACAGCGAATACCGTATAGTTGAGGTCAACCCGAGAGTATCGAGGTCATCTGCGCTTGCGAGCAAGGCTACCGGCTATCCGATAGCCAGGATCGCCGCGAAGATAGCCATAGGCATGTCCCTTGATGAGATCCAGAATAAGGTCACGATGGAGACGCCGGCCTCGTTCGAGCCGACCATAGACTATATCGTGGCCAAGATCCCGAGATGGCCCTTCGATAAATTCAAGACCGCTGACAGGCACCTTGGAACGTCGATGAAATCGACCGGGGAGGTCATGGCGATAGGCAGGACGTTCGAGGAGGCTATCCAGAAAGCCCTTAATTCACTGGACATCAGCGAGTTCTGGGGATACGGGGACTGGTCAAAGGACGAGATGACCGACCTGCTGAAACGCCCCACCAACGAAAGGCTTTTCGTCATCTATAAGGCTCTCTTCACCGGGGCTTTCTCCGTTGGGGAGATAGCAGATCTTACTAACGTTGATCCGTGGTTCATCAATAAGATCCAGAACATCGTGGACATGGCAAAACAGCTCAAGTCCGGCGAATTGAATAAGGATACTCTCCTGAAGGCAAAGCGCATGGGCTTCACGGACGAGTGGATAGCAGAGCTTCGCGGGACGACCCCGGAAGAGATAGGCGATACCCGCCGTAAGATGGGCATCATCCCCACATATAAGATGGTGGATACGTGCGCTGCGGAGTTCGAAGCAAAGACGCCTTATTATTATTCTACTTATGAGCAGGAATGCGAGCTGGTCCCTTCGGATAAGAAAAAGGTCCTGATCATAGGCGCAGGCCCGATAAGGATAGGCCAGGGCATAGAGTTCGACTACTGTACTGTGCATGCCGTCCAGGCGCTAAGGGAGTCTGGAATAGAGGCCCACATCATTAACAATAACCCGGAGACCGTATCAACCGACTTTGATACGTCGGACAAGCTCTTCTTCGAGCCTATAACTCTAGAACACGTGATGAACATCATAGAGAAGGAGCGCCCATACGGCGTGATGGTCCAGTTCGGAGGCCAGACATCCGTAAACCTCGCGATACCCCTCCAGATGGAGCTTAACCGCCGCAAGGACATCGATACCGTCATCATAGGCACGAGCCCGGACGACATGAACATCGCCGAGGACAGGGATCTCTGGAGCAAGATGATGAAAGACATGGGTATCCTTCAGCCTGAAAGCGGCATCGCATATTCGCTCGATGAGGCAAAGGTTTGCGCAAACCGTATCGGATATCCGATCCTGGTAAGACCTTCATACGTGCTCGGAGGCAGGGCGATGGAGATCGTCTACGATGACGCCGACCTTGAAAGGTATATGACCGAGGCGGTAAAGGTAAGCAGAAAGCACCCCGTGCTGATAGATGACTTCCTGGAAAGTGCGGTAGAGATAGATGTCGACGCGGTGAGCGACGGGAAGAACGTGCTCATAGGCGCCGTAATGGAACACATAGAGGAGGCCGGCATTCACTCGGGCGACTCCGCATGCGTAATACCGCCGCAATCGTTATCGAAAGAGATACAGGATAGCGTCAGGGAGATAGTGAAAAAGATAGCCATATCGCTGCGTGTCATAGGATGTATGAACATACAGATGGCATATAAGGACGGCAAGGTGTTCGTTCTTGAGGCGAACCCGAGGTCATCTCGCACGATACCGTTCGTCAGCAAGGCTACAGGACTGCCTCTCGCAAAGATAGCAGCAAAGGCGATCATAGGATGCTCGCTAACTGACATGGGCTACACTGAAGAGCCCAAGCCGAAACATGTATCCGTTAAAGAAGTCGTGCTGCCCTTCGATAAGCTGCCCGGCGCCGACCCGATACTCGGCCCCGAGATGAAGTCCACAGGCGAGGTCATGGGCATCGATAAAGACTTCGGAAGGGCGTTCTTCAAGGCACAGGTCTCAGCGTTCAACACGCTGCCGCAGGAAGGTAAAGTTTTCATCTCGGTCAGGGATGCGGACAAGCCGGAAATGGTGAAGATAGCCCGCATACTGAGAGATAACGGGCTCGAGCTTCTGGGTACCCACGGCACCAAAGAGTATCTGGAGCTACACGGAATACCCGTGACGAAGCTTAATAAGGTACACGAGGGCGGCCTGAACGTCCTGGATCTTATCAGGCAGGGCAAAGTAAACCTTATCATCAACACGCCGACATCAAAGCTTGCCAGGAAGGACGGGTCCCGCATAAGGCGCTCGGCAGTGGATTATGAGATACCGTATGCTACGACCATACAGGCCGCGAGGGCCTCAGCGCTGGCGATCAACGCTATGGGCAAGAGCAAGATATCCATAAAATCCCTGAACGAATATCTCGGCATCGAAAATAAGGTGAAAGTAGCCCCGGTAACGGACTCTTCGAAAAACTGA